The Synchiropus splendidus isolate RoL2022-P1 chromosome 11, RoL_Sspl_1.0, whole genome shotgun sequence genome contains a region encoding:
- the fgf18a gene encoding fibroblast growth factor 18a isoform X3, protein MLLVMCNPLQVLGVDGVNFSVHVENQTQVRDTMSRRHHRVYQLYSRTSGKHVQVFGRRISARGEDGDKYAQLVVEADTFGSQVRIRGKETNFYLCMNRRGKLVGKKASNRSDDCVFVEKVLENHYTALMSARYTDWYVGFTKRGRPRRGPHTLPNQQDVHFMKRFPPGEQPDLTTPFRFTTISKRGKKVRATGPR, encoded by the exons ATGTTACTGGTGATGTGCAATCCATTACAG GTGCTTGGTGTGGATGGAGTTAACTTCAGCGTGCACGTGGAGAACCAAACGCAGGTGCGGGACACGATGAGTCGACGGCACCACCGCGTCTACCAGCTCTACAGCCGCACCAGCGGCAAACACGTGCAGGTGTTTGGCCGTCGAATCAGCGCTCGGGGAGAAGACGGAGACAAATATG CCCAGCTCGTAGTGGAGGCTGATACCTTTGGAAGCCAGGTGAGAATCCGGGGGAAAGAAACCAACTTCTACCTGTGCATGAACCGGCGGGGCAAGCTGGTGGGAAAG AAGGCCAGCAACCGAAGCGACGACTGTGTCTTCGTGGAAAAGGTTCTTGAAAACCACTACACGGCTCTCATGTCAGCACGCTACACCGACTGGTATGTTGGCTTCACCAAAAGAGGCCGCCCTCGCCGAGGACCCCACACGCTCCCCAACCAGCAGGACGTTCACTTCATGAAACGCTTCCCCCCCGGCGAGCAGCCGGACCTCACCACTCCCTTTCGTTTCACCACCATCAGCAAGCGAGGAAAGAAGGTGCGCGCCACGGGGCCTCGCTAG
- the fgf18a gene encoding fibroblast growth factor 18a isoform X2, with protein MWSLLSTLAVLYIQMLLVMCNPLQVLGVDGVNFSVHVENQTQVRDTMSRRHHRVYQLYSRTSGKHVQVFGRRISARGEDGDKYAQLVVEADTFGSQVRIRGKETNFYLCMNRRGKLVGKASNRSDDCVFVEKVLENHYTALMSARYTDWYVGFTKRGRPRRGPHTLPNQQDVHFMKRFPPGEQPDLTTPFRFTTISKRGKKVRATGPR; from the exons ATATATCCAGATGTTACTGGTGATGTGCAATCCATTACAG GTGCTTGGTGTGGATGGAGTTAACTTCAGCGTGCACGTGGAGAACCAAACGCAGGTGCGGGACACGATGAGTCGACGGCACCACCGCGTCTACCAGCTCTACAGCCGCACCAGCGGCAAACACGTGCAGGTGTTTGGCCGTCGAATCAGCGCTCGGGGAGAAGACGGAGACAAATATG CCCAGCTCGTAGTGGAGGCTGATACCTTTGGAAGCCAGGTGAGAATCCGGGGGAAAGAAACCAACTTCTACCTGTGCATGAACCGGCGGGGCAAGCTGGTGGGAAAG GCCAGCAACCGAAGCGACGACTGTGTCTTCGTGGAAAAGGTTCTTGAAAACCACTACACGGCTCTCATGTCAGCACGCTACACCGACTGGTATGTTGGCTTCACCAAAAGAGGCCGCCCTCGCCGAGGACCCCACACGCTCCCCAACCAGCAGGACGTTCACTTCATGAAACGCTTCCCCCCCGGCGAGCAGCCGGACCTCACCACTCCCTTTCGTTTCACCACCATCAGCAAGCGAGGAAAGAAGGTGCGCGCCACGGGGCCTCGCTAG
- the fgf18a gene encoding fibroblast growth factor 18a isoform X1, whose product MWSLLSTLAVLYIQMLLVMCNPLQVLGVDGVNFSVHVENQTQVRDTMSRRHHRVYQLYSRTSGKHVQVFGRRISARGEDGDKYAQLVVEADTFGSQVRIRGKETNFYLCMNRRGKLVGKKASNRSDDCVFVEKVLENHYTALMSARYTDWYVGFTKRGRPRRGPHTLPNQQDVHFMKRFPPGEQPDLTTPFRFTTISKRGKKVRATGPR is encoded by the exons ATATATCCAGATGTTACTGGTGATGTGCAATCCATTACAG GTGCTTGGTGTGGATGGAGTTAACTTCAGCGTGCACGTGGAGAACCAAACGCAGGTGCGGGACACGATGAGTCGACGGCACCACCGCGTCTACCAGCTCTACAGCCGCACCAGCGGCAAACACGTGCAGGTGTTTGGCCGTCGAATCAGCGCTCGGGGAGAAGACGGAGACAAATATG CCCAGCTCGTAGTGGAGGCTGATACCTTTGGAAGCCAGGTGAGAATCCGGGGGAAAGAAACCAACTTCTACCTGTGCATGAACCGGCGGGGCAAGCTGGTGGGAAAG AAGGCCAGCAACCGAAGCGACGACTGTGTCTTCGTGGAAAAGGTTCTTGAAAACCACTACACGGCTCTCATGTCAGCACGCTACACCGACTGGTATGTTGGCTTCACCAAAAGAGGCCGCCCTCGCCGAGGACCCCACACGCTCCCCAACCAGCAGGACGTTCACTTCATGAAACGCTTCCCCCCCGGCGAGCAGCCGGACCTCACCACTCCCTTTCGTTTCACCACCATCAGCAAGCGAGGAAAGAAGGTGCGCGCCACGGGGCCTCGCTAG